In one window of Solanum pennellii chromosome 2, SPENNV200 DNA:
- the LOC107009715 gene encoding uncharacterized protein LOC107009715, protein MASSGKSMIQTLKRFMKKPWEFTGPQTSPEYLDSIPKAAEYRIFCPATTQSQAIIPTSDPETVFDIKYYSRDQRRNRPPIKRTFLTKADVEKMRMEYKFDVNDFPKPYLTAKVEEDENAIGGGYQK, encoded by the coding sequence ATGGCTTCGTCAGGGAAATCGATGATCCAAACCCTAAAACGGTTCATGAAGAAGCCATGGGAGTTCACCGGACCTCAAACAAGCCCCGAGTATTTAGACTCTATACCCAAGGCAGCGGAGTACAGAATCTTCTGTCCTGCCACTACCCAATCTCAGGCCATCATCCCCACATCCGATCCTGAAACCGTCTTCGATATCAAGTATTATTCTCGTGACCAGAGGCGTAACCGTCCTCCAATCAAGCGCACCTTCCTCACCAAAGCTGATGTTGAGAAGATGAGGATGGAGTACAAATTTGATGTCAACGATTTTCCTAAGCCTTATTTGACTGCTAAGGTTGAAGAGGATGAAAATGCTATTGGTGGTGGCTACCAGAAATGA